From Amycolatopsis sp. YIM 10, the proteins below share one genomic window:
- a CDS encoding DMT family transporter, which translates to MSGKSSVIQDSTATLSPSRAGLGWGLLGVAAFSFTVPFTRVAVGGLSPLFIGSARAVVAALLAAGALAVTRQRLPHGRQWARLAVVGGGVVLGFPLLTSYALTTAPASHGAVVIALLPAATAVLAVLRGKERPPTSFWVMAGVGALAALVFASLQGGGFGQLHWSDLLLFGAVLAAAAGYAEGGLLARELGSWQTVSWALVLSSPLMLALTALAVVQQPQEGTAAQWAAFAYLAAVSMFLGFFAWYRGLAIGPMAQVSQVQLVQPVLTILWAALLLGEELTWPTVLGGLAVIVCAGVAVRIRLDRTVK; encoded by the coding sequence ATGTCAGGGAAGAGTAGCGTTATCCAAGATTCGACGGCAACGTTATCGCCGTCGCGGGCGGGGCTGGGATGGGGACTGCTGGGCGTCGCGGCGTTCTCGTTCACCGTGCCGTTCACGCGGGTCGCCGTCGGCGGCCTCTCCCCGCTGTTCATCGGCTCGGCGCGCGCGGTCGTCGCCGCGCTGCTCGCCGCGGGCGCGCTGGCCGTCACCCGGCAGCGCCTGCCGCACGGCCGCCAGTGGGCCCGGCTCGCCGTGGTCGGTGGTGGCGTGGTCCTCGGCTTCCCGCTGCTGACCTCGTACGCGCTCACCACGGCTCCGGCCAGTCACGGCGCGGTGGTGATCGCACTCCTGCCCGCGGCGACCGCGGTGCTGGCCGTGCTCCGCGGCAAGGAACGCCCGCCCACGTCGTTCTGGGTCATGGCCGGTGTCGGCGCGCTGGCCGCGCTGGTCTTCGCTTCGTTGCAGGGCGGCGGTTTCGGGCAGCTCCACTGGTCGGACCTACTGCTGTTCGGTGCCGTGCTGGCGGCCGCGGCGGGCTACGCCGAGGGCGGGCTGCTCGCCCGCGAACTGGGTTCGTGGCAGACGGTGTCGTGGGCGCTGGTGCTTTCGTCGCCGCTGATGCTCGCGCTGACCGCACTCGCGGTGGTCCAGCAGCCGCAGGAAGGCACGGCCGCGCAGTGGGCGGCGTTCGCCTATCTCGCCGCGGTGAGCATGTTCCTCGGTTTCTTCGCCTGGTACCGCGGGCTGGCCATCGGCCCGATGGCGCAGGTCAGCCAGGTACAACTGGTCCAGCCGGTGCTGACCATTCTGTGGGCGGCGCTACTGCTGGGTGAGGAGCTGACCTGGCCCACCGTGCTCGGCGGGCTCGCCGTGATCGTCTGCGCCGGCGTCGCCGTGCGCATCCGTCTCGACCGCACCGTGAAATAG
- a CDS encoding substrate-binding domain-containing protein, with translation MVGLLAACTPDPPPPHTTLRVLASSELTDMGPLLDDLRRETGIELLMDHRGTIDATNALNPGNYQHDLAWLSTDRYFELKLKQLGFTGDRPISNRFMFSPLAVGVKPRVAQLLRTSTADQHLSWADLADRSASGMVRFGMAEPQHAGSGLSALIGVATAAAGTGGALREEDITCDRLRGFFAGRTLTADTSRQLADAYLAGQDTADALINYESVLLSMNASGKLAEPLEILYPRDGIVLADYPLLLLDPAKRDSFQRVSDWFESEPVQRKIMEQTSRRPLNSEVPRDPRFADFGTNTLYFPERKETVDRLAAEYAGSRAPSHLIFVLDFSASMRGQRITDLRSAFAGFSGADSSAEGKFLRFYQGERLTILRFGGQVLDERDFTISGQADLDAIGEYIAGEPSAQTTGVWSALDAAYDKAAALTRDHPEQPVTIMLMTDGENNTGIGLPEFLREHGAQPPAAKAVHTYTIRFGEADPAELGQAASATGGRMVDANATSLSQAFKEIRGCR, from the coding sequence GTGGTCGGGCTGCTCGCCGCCTGCACGCCCGATCCCCCGCCACCGCACACCACGTTGCGGGTCCTCGCGTCCTCCGAACTCACCGACATGGGGCCGCTGCTGGACGATCTCCGCCGCGAAACCGGCATCGAACTGCTGATGGACCACCGCGGCACGATCGACGCCACCAACGCGCTGAACCCCGGGAACTACCAGCACGATCTCGCGTGGCTGTCCACCGACCGCTACTTCGAGCTGAAGCTCAAGCAACTGGGCTTCACCGGGGACCGGCCGATCAGCAACAGGTTCATGTTCTCCCCCTTGGCCGTCGGCGTGAAACCACGCGTCGCCCAGTTGCTGCGGACCTCGACCGCGGACCAGCACCTGTCGTGGGCGGACCTGGCCGACCGCTCGGCGAGCGGCATGGTGCGCTTCGGCATGGCCGAGCCGCAGCACGCGGGCAGCGGCCTGTCCGCGTTGATCGGCGTGGCGACCGCGGCGGCCGGGACCGGCGGCGCGCTGCGCGAGGAGGACATCACCTGCGACCGGCTGCGCGGGTTCTTCGCCGGGCGCACGCTCACCGCCGACACTTCGCGTCAGCTCGCCGATGCCTATCTCGCCGGGCAGGACACCGCGGACGCGCTGATCAACTACGAGTCGGTGCTGCTGTCGATGAACGCGAGCGGGAAACTGGCCGAGCCGCTGGAAATCCTGTACCCGCGCGACGGCATCGTGCTCGCCGACTACCCGTTGCTGCTGCTCGACCCGGCCAAGCGAGATAGCTTCCAGCGGGTTTCGGACTGGTTCGAATCCGAGCCGGTGCAACGGAAGATCATGGAGCAGACGTCGCGGCGCCCGTTGAACAGCGAGGTGCCGCGTGACCCCCGGTTCGCCGACTTCGGCACGAACACGCTGTACTTCCCCGAACGCAAGGAAACCGTCGACCGGCTCGCTGCCGAGTACGCCGGTTCCCGGGCCCCGTCCCACCTGATCTTCGTGCTGGACTTCTCGGCTTCGATGCGGGGACAGCGGATCACCGATCTGCGGTCCGCCTTCGCCGGGTTCAGCGGCGCGGATTCCTCGGCCGAGGGCAAGTTCCTGCGGTTCTACCAAGGTGAACGGCTGACCATCCTGCGGTTCGGCGGTCAGGTGCTCGACGAGCGGGACTTCACCATCTCCGGTCAGGCCGATCTCGACGCCATCGGCGAATACATCGCCGGCGAACCGTCAGCCCAGACCACCGGGGTGTGGTCGGCGCTGGACGCGGCCTACGACAAGGCGGCCGCGCTCACCCGTGACCACCCCGAGCAGCCGGTGACGATCATGCTGATGACCGACGGCGAGAACAACACCGGCATCGGCCTGCCCGAGTTCCTGCGCGAGCACGGGGCCCAGCCGCCCGCGGCGAAGGCCGTGCACACCTACACCATCCGCTTCGGCGAGGCCGATCCGGCCGAACTCGGCCAGGCCGCGAGCGCCACCGGCGGCCGCATGGTCGACGCGAACGCGACCTCGCTTTCCCAGGCCTTCAAGGAGATCCGTGGCTGTCGATAG
- a CDS encoding PLP-dependent aminotransferase family protein, with product MANDSTTRIMQGLRAWITEAPPGARVPSNRALVAEYGASPITVQKAMRALGALGLIESRPGVGTFVRAVRPARPLDFGWQTAALRAPQAPIPALSTPLRSISPDAIGLHAGFPDRALLPERLVRSALTRAARTDAALTRPATAGLLELRAWFATELAEATPAGLTPPAARDVVILPGSQSGLSSIFRALVGFGQPLLLESPTYWGAILAAAQAGVHVVPVPSGPEGPDPDELARAFDETGARVFYGQPNFANPTGAQWPAERGERILDVVRARGAFLVEDDWAHDFGIETTARPLATQDDNGHVVYLRSLTKSVSPTVRVAAVIARGPARDRILADRGAESMYVSGLLQAAALDVVTQPGWHTHLRALRQQLRVRRDLLVGCLAEHVPQAHLDHVPRGGLHLWARLPDETDLDRLAGDCEAEGVMIAPGNEWFPAEPSGPHIRLNYSGPDPERFADGARVLGRALSGRSPAPTS from the coding sequence ATGGCCAACGATAGCACCACGCGGATCATGCAGGGACTGCGCGCGTGGATCACCGAGGCGCCCCCAGGTGCGCGCGTGCCGTCCAACCGCGCGCTGGTGGCCGAGTACGGGGCCAGCCCGATCACCGTGCAGAAGGCGATGCGCGCGCTCGGCGCGCTCGGGTTGATCGAGAGCCGTCCGGGCGTGGGCACCTTCGTCCGTGCCGTGCGTCCCGCTCGTCCGCTCGACTTCGGCTGGCAGACCGCCGCGCTGCGGGCACCGCAGGCGCCCATCCCGGCCCTGTCGACGCCGTTGCGCAGCATCTCGCCGGACGCGATCGGCCTGCACGCCGGATTCCCGGACCGGGCGCTGCTGCCGGAGCGGCTGGTCCGGAGCGCGCTCACCCGCGCCGCGCGCACCGACGCGGCGCTGACCCGGCCGGCCACCGCGGGCCTACTCGAACTGCGGGCCTGGTTCGCCACCGAACTCGCCGAAGCCACGCCCGCCGGGCTGACCCCGCCCGCCGCCCGTGACGTGGTGATCCTGCCCGGCAGCCAGAGCGGGCTCAGTTCGATCTTCCGCGCGCTGGTCGGTTTCGGGCAGCCGCTACTGCTCGAATCGCCGACGTACTGGGGTGCGATCCTCGCCGCCGCGCAGGCCGGGGTGCACGTGGTCCCGGTACCGAGCGGGCCGGAAGGTCCCGATCCGGACGAACTCGCCCGCGCCTTCGACGAGACCGGCGCGCGTGTGTTCTACGGCCAGCCCAACTTCGCCAATCCCACCGGCGCGCAGTGGCCCGCCGAACGCGGCGAACGGATTCTCGACGTCGTCCGCGCCCGCGGTGCCTTCCTGGTCGAGGACGACTGGGCCCACGACTTCGGCATCGAGACCACCGCGCGTCCGCTGGCGACGCAGGACGACAACGGCCACGTGGTCTACCTGCGTTCGCTGACCAAGAGCGTGTCACCGACCGTGCGGGTCGCCGCGGTGATCGCGCGCGGGCCCGCGCGCGACCGCATCCTCGCCGACCGCGGCGCGGAATCCATGTACGTCAGCGGTTTGCTGCAGGCCGCCGCGCTCGACGTGGTCACCCAGCCTGGTTGGCACACGCACCTGCGCGCGTTGCGCCAGCAGCTGCGGGTCCGGCGCGACCTGCTCGTCGGCTGCCTGGCCGAGCACGTTCCGCAGGCTCATCTCGACCACGTTCCCCGCGGTGGCCTGCACCTGTGGGCCCGGCTGCCCGACGAGACCGATCTCGACCGGCTGGCCGGGGACTGCGAAGCCGAGGGCGTGATGATCGCGCCGGGCAACGAATGGTTCCCCGCCGAACCGTCCGGTCCCCACATCCGGCTCAACTACTCCGGCCCGGACCCCGAACGCTTCGCCGACGGCGCCCGCGTGCTCGGCCGCGCGCTCAGCGGAAGATCGCCAGCGCCCACATCTTGA
- a CDS encoding FAD-dependent monooxygenase gives MKAIIIGGGIGGLTAAAAFHQRGWQLEVLERAPEFTEVGAGLAIQPKGLHALDLLGLGASLRGSALADPPAGIRTRRGRWLIRNDVPELKRRFGQWVTVHRAELIELLRAAVPAEVLRPGTEVHEVRPDGTVVHSGGTSTGDVVVGADGVRGVTRRSLWPRAAEPRYAGYTTWRFIAPARPVIGSVETWGRGMRFGQQPMPGGRVYCYVMANAPRGSRGGLGHLRDQLSQWHDPIPALLDSAPGELIQHDTYELPDLRTFVTGRAALLGDAAHAMTPNLGQGACQALEDAVTLATTVDTLGVPAGLAEYDRLRRPRTQAIARLSRQIGLAAHRLPAAPRDAVMPLLPGSLFARSITPAYTWSISAPPDRVPR, from the coding sequence GTGAAGGCGATCATCATCGGTGGCGGCATCGGCGGGCTCACCGCGGCAGCCGCTTTTCACCAGCGGGGCTGGCAGCTCGAAGTGCTCGAACGAGCGCCGGAGTTCACCGAGGTCGGCGCCGGGCTGGCGATCCAGCCGAAGGGCCTGCACGCACTGGACCTGCTGGGGCTGGGCGCTTCCCTGCGCGGCAGCGCGCTCGCCGATCCCCCGGCGGGCATCCGGACCAGACGCGGACGCTGGCTGATCCGCAACGACGTCCCGGAACTCAAGCGGCGGTTCGGGCAGTGGGTCACCGTGCACCGCGCCGAGCTGATCGAACTGCTGCGCGCGGCCGTGCCCGCGGAAGTGCTGCGGCCCGGTACCGAAGTGCACGAGGTGCGACCCGACGGCACCGTGGTGCACAGCGGCGGGACGTCCACCGGCGACGTGGTCGTCGGCGCCGACGGCGTTCGCGGCGTCACGCGGCGCTCGCTGTGGCCGCGCGCCGCCGAGCCGCGATACGCGGGGTACACGACCTGGCGGTTCATCGCCCCGGCGCGGCCCGTGATCGGAAGCGTGGAAACCTGGGGACGCGGCATGCGGTTCGGGCAGCAGCCGATGCCCGGCGGGCGGGTCTACTGCTACGTCATGGCCAACGCGCCACGCGGTTCCCGTGGTGGTCTCGGCCACCTGCGCGACCAGCTCTCGCAGTGGCACGACCCCATCCCGGCCCTACTGGACTCCGCGCCAGGCGAACTGATCCAGCACGACACCTACGAGCTGCCGGACCTGCGCACCTTCGTCACCGGCCGGGCCGCTCTCCTCGGCGACGCGGCCCACGCCATGACCCCCAACCTGGGGCAGGGCGCCTGCCAGGCGTTAGAGGACGCGGTCACCCTGGCGACCACAGTGGACACTCTCGGCGTGCCTGCCGGGCTCGCCGAGTACGACCGCCTGCGCCGGCCGCGCACACAGGCGATCGCCCGCCTCTCCCGGCAGATCGGCCTGGCCGCGCACCGGCTGCCCGCCGCGCCGCGGGACGCGGTCATGCCGCTGCTGCCCGGTTCCCTCTTCGCACGGTCGATCACGCCCGCCTACACCTGGTCGATCAGCGCACCGCCCGACCGCGTTCCCAGGTGA